A DNA window from Phoenix dactylifera cultivar Barhee BC4 unplaced genomic scaffold, palm_55x_up_171113_PBpolish2nd_filt_p 000090F, whole genome shotgun sequence contains the following coding sequences:
- the LOC103697077 gene encoding cell division cycle 20.2, cofactor of APC complex-like yields the protein MDQRIPRNGMGSPLMRLREHQWSSSSSSRFVYPGDRFIPTRSLMNLELAQSLLWERLQKKDDRPAILTARDEYRRKVREQLTLDSEGKPFRMLPFRGIPRRCKNVLTVEEMLQEERERSRTFKPFRRIPTTADRILEAQNLMDDYYLNLLDWGKSNILAVALGPSIYLWNAENGEVKLLLEANEEEDHPTSVAWSGDGKILAAGFASSRIELWDVAASRQVRILEGHTSRVGSLAWNRNILTSGSLDASIINHDVRSIGRSATHFQGHTDEVCGLRWSGAGDLLASGGNDNLVHVWDSSSMGSSKYLRKFTDHCAAVRALAWCPFQSNILASGGGTADRCIKIWNARTGKCTKSIDTGAQVCALEWNRHHKEILSAHGYSQFQLSLWSYPSMSKIVDLRGHEARVLHLTQSPDGSTVVSAAADESICFWKVFGPPPSASSRMCDEDYTGHLSLKRFDIR from the exons ATGGATCAGAGGATTCCAAGAAACGGGATGGGATCACCCCTGATGCGGCTTCGAGAGCACCAGTGGTCTTCCTCGTCCTCGAGCAGATTCGTTTATCCG GGAGATCGATTCATACCCACGAGGAGCCTGATGAATCTTGAGCTCGCACAAAGCTTGCTGTGGGAAAGGCTGCAGAAGAAAGACGATCGCCCGGCAATCTTGACCGCTAGG GATGAGTATAGGAGGAAGGTGAGAGAGCAGCTGACGCTGGATTCGGAAGGGAAGCCGTTCAGGATGCTGCCTTTTAGGGGAATCCCAAGAAGATGCAAGAACGTGCTTACTGTCGAAGAGATGTTGCAGGAGGAGCGGGAACGATCCAGAACCTTTAAGCCCTTCCGTCGCATTCCCACG ACTGCTGACAGAATATTGGAGGCGCAAAACCTAATGGATGACTACTATTTAAACCTCTTGGACTGGGGGAAGAGCAACATCCTAGCTGTTGCATTGGGGCCCTCAATATACTTGTGGAATGCTGAGAATGGTGAGGTGAAGTTGCTTTTGGAAGCGAATGAAGAGGAGGATCACCCCACAAGCGTTGCATGGTCTGGAGATGGGAAAATATTGGCTGCTGGATTTGCAAGCTCCAGAATTGAGCTCTGGGATGTTGCAGCCTCGCGTCAG GTGAGAATCTTAGAAGGACACACGTCTAGAGTTGGAAGCCTTGCTTGGAATCGGAACATTTTGACATCAGGGAGCCTTGATGCCTCTATCATCAACCATGATG TGAGATCAATTGGCAGATCAGCAACTCATTTTCAAGGGCACACCGATGAAGTGTGTGGTCTAAGATGGTCAGGAGCTGGAGATTTGCTGGCTAGTGGTGGCAATGACAATCTTGTTCATGTGTGGGACTCTTCAAGCATGGGATCCTCCAAATACCTACGCAAGTTTACTGATCACTGTGCGGCTGTAAGGGCCCTTGCTTGGTGCCCATTTCAGTCAAATATACTGGCATCTGGTGGTGGCACTGCTGATCGATGCATTAAGATTTGGAATGCTCGGACAGGGAAGTGTACAAAAAGCATCGACACAGGTGCACAG GTTTGTGCATTAGAGTGGAACAGGCATCATAAGGAGATTTTGAGTGCCCATGGTTACAGTCAGTTTCAGCTTAGTTTGTGGTCATACCCTTCTATGTCCAAGATTGTGGATTTAAGAGGTCATGAAGCCAGAGTCCTGCATCTTACTCAG AGCCCTGATGGATCAACGGTGGTGTCAGCTGCAGCAGATGAATCAATTTGTTTCTGGAAGGTGTTTGGACCTCCTCCATCGGCCTCCTCAAGGATGTGCGATGAGGATTATACCGGCCACCTATCACTGAAAAGATTCGATATAAGATGA